From the Moorena sp. SIOASIH genome, the window GGGTTGCAAATTGGGATTGTGGATAAGTATGAAGCGGATCCAGAAAAACAGTTTAGGGTAAAAGTCAGAATTCCTTCAATTGAAACTGATGGTATTGTTTGGGCAAGATTAGCTTCCGTTGATGCTGGTAATAAAAGGGGTATTTTCTTTAGACCAGAAACCGGGGATGAGGTGATTCTCGGTTTTATCAATGATGACCCTAGACAAGCCATAATTCTAGGAGCAGTGCATAGTGGGAAAAATGATTTACCAGCCGGTTTGACAGTAACCAAGGAAAATAATAAGAAAGGAATTGTCACTAAAGAATCCCTAAAAATTATATTTGATGATGAAAATAAGTTAATCGAAATTAGTACACCTAAGGGCAATACCTTAAAATTATCAGAGCAGGATAAAGGGATTAAATTGGAAGATGAAAATGGGAATACAATCACGATGGATAATCAAGGAATTAAGATAAAATCAAGTAAAGACCTGGTGATGGAGGGTAACTATATCAAGATTAAAGGCTCGAGAGTGGATATTAATTGAGGCAAGAAGCAAGGTCAGCGGTCAGCGGTCAGCGGTCAGCCGTCAGCCGTCAGCCGTCAGCGGTCAGCCATCAGCCGTCAGCGGTCAGCCATCAGCCGTCAGCGGTCAGCGGTCAGCCGTTGGCCTATGGCTGATAACTGATAGCTGATAGCTGATAGCTGATAGCTGATAACTGATAGTTTATAGCTGATAGCTGATAACTGATAGCTGATAGCTGATAACTGATAGCTGATAGTTTATAGCTGATAGCTGATAGCTGATAGCTGATAGCTGATTGCTTACTAACCCACCAAAGTCAGTACTAAAAAAACCCATGTCTCAAACCATATTAAAACCCAAAAATCCAATTCCACCCCTTGAAAACGGGGATCAACTTACTCAGGTTGAATTTGAACAGCGTTATGCACAGATGCCTGATGTCAAAAAAGCGGAATTAATCGAAGGAATTGTTTATATGGCATCACCCTTAAGAATTAAGCAACATGGGGAACCCCATGCTTCCATTGTAACATGGCTTGGTGTCTATAAAGCTTCTACTCCTAATGTTCAACTGGGCGATAATTGTACAGTACGTCTAGATGCCGACAATGAACCTCAACCGGATGCTTTACTAAGACTAACGGTAGATGGACAATCAAGGATTAGTGAAGACGGCTATGTAGAAGGTGCGCCAGAATTAATCGTAGAAATAGCAGCTAGTACCGCCTCTATTGATTTAAATGATAAATTAAAAGCTTACCGACGTAATCAAGTACAAGAATATTTAGTTTGGCGGGTTTATGACGGAGAACTTGATTGGTTTCGGTTAAGGGAAGGAAAATATATTAAACTAAACCCGAATGATAAAGGCATTATCTGTAGTGACTACTTCCCTGGCTTATGGTTAGCCCAAGACGCTTTACTTACCGGAGACTTAGGCCAAGTTTTAGCAATTTTACAGGAGGGATTAAAATCACCAGAACATGAAAATCTAGTCAAGAAATAGGTAAGCATTCAGCTATCAGCCGTCAGCCGTCAGCTCTCAGCTCTCAGCCCGTAGGGTGCGTTAGCGACAGCGTAACGCACCAAAGTCAGTACTATGTAAGCATTCAGCTATCAGCTATCAGCTCTCAGCTCTCAGTTTTGAGCTTTGAGCTTTTAAATAAAACAAGTAAGCATTCGTTTAATCTTTGTTACGTCAGCTGAATGCTGACGGCTGACGGCTGACGGCTGATGGCTGACGGCTGACGGCTGACGGCTGATAGCTTACAGTACTATTAAGGCAAGAGGCAAGAGGCAAATGGAACAAAACCGCTCTTTTTTAGGGACAGGATGGAGTTTTCCCCCGACATTTAACCAGGATACAGGAACGGTGGAGATGGTTTCTGATCAGGAGGATATTGTCCAAAGTTTGGAAATTATCCTGTCAACCCGTCCAGGGGAACGGATTATGCAGCCTGACTTTGGTTGCGAATTGAGTCAGTTTCTGTTTGAGGAAATTACTCAAGGGTTAATTACGGGAATAAGAGGCACGATTTCTGATGCTCTTTTGAACCATGAGCATCGTATAGATGTGGAGGAGATAAATATAGAGGACAGTGAAATCGAGGGATTGTTGTTAATAATTGTTACCTATACCGTGCGAGTAACTAATTCTAGGTTTAACCTGGTTTATCCTTTTTATCTTAATGAAGCTCAAACGGTTTGAGTTATTGTCGGGTGCCCTTGTAGTGGGCTTGTAGGGTGGTAAGCATTCAGCCGTCAGCTGTCAGCCGTCAGCTGTCAGCCGTCAGCTGTCAGCCGTCAGCTGTCAGGTAGTAGTTATTGTAGGGTGGGCAAATCGACAGGATTCGAGATGAAATTGTCAGCTTGTAGGGTGGGCAAATGGACATAATTCGATATCTAATGGTCTCAGGTACAGCATTTGCCCACCCTACGCCACAGTGGGCAAATGGACCCGATTCGAGTGAAAATTACAGCATTTGCCCACCCTACGCTTCAGGGAAGGTGGGCAAATGGACCCGATTCCAGATGAAATAGGGAATTGGCTCAGCATTTGCCCACCCTACGCCACAGTGGGCAAATGGACCCGATTCGATTACTTATGGTCAGAGGATAAGCATTTGCCCACCCTACGCCACAACTTAAGCTAACATTTATTTAGAGACGTTTTTCCTGATAAATACTGAAATTAATGACTTATCTATTAACAGAGGCTTTTCAGAAAGCACAAAATTTACCAGAAGAGATACAAAACGAACTTGCTCATCAGTTAATCGAAGATATTGAGAATGAACTTAAATGGCAAAAAACATTATCACAATCTCAAACCTCTTTCCTAGACGAATTAGCCCGTAAAGCATTAAATGAATCTAAGATAGGGGAAACGAAAGTTATGGGTTTTGATGAATTCTGAAGTCAGAATTAACCAATGACTTTGTCAACTGTTTTGGGAAATTACCAGAAAAAGTAAAGCAGACTGCACGAAAAAATTATAAACTTTGGAAACAGAATCCCAAGCATCCAAGTTTAGAGTTTAAGAAACTTCAGACTCAAGAGCCAATATACTCTGTTAGGGTGGGAATCGGTTGGCGTGCTGTAGGAGTTATGAAAACGACAGATACAATAGTTTGGTTTTGGATTGGCTCTCACACTGAATATGATAAGTTACTTAAAAAGTTATAATGTGATTGCCGCTAGATAAAACTTACAAAGAAAAAGACTGACCCAAAAAAAACCGAAAATCAGGCATAGCAAAATGGCAAATTCGGTCACGCAAAAAGTCTCATCAAGGCAAATACCTAACAATGGATCAAAAAAAGAGCAACAGCTTGTAGGGTGGGCAAAGGTCGAGGATTCGAGATCTTATTGTCATTGGATCAGCATTTGCCCACCCTACACCACAACTACCCCACAACTAAAACGTAAGGATTCAGCGGTCAGCGGTCAGCGGTCAGCCGTCAGCTGTGGCACAGGCTTTGGCCTTGGCCTTGGCCTTGGCCTTTGGCCACGCTACGCGAATGGCCACGCTACGCGAATGGCCACGCTACGCGAATGGCCACGCTGTGCGAACGACGCTGGGACTTAACTCAGATTAAAAATTTACCTGTTTTATTCAAAAGCTGAGAGCTGAGAGCTGAGAGCTGAGAGCTGATAGCTGATAGCTTACACTAAAACCACCCTTCAATCTCTTCGTTTGTCAACATTTTCTTCAATTTAAGATATTCCCGTTTTGTCGCTTCATAGATATGTTCCATGTTCACGGCTTCATCCGCTGCGGCGGCCAAAAAGGCGGCATTTAGGGCTATATTGCGAATATTTCCACCTGCTACATTGAGTTGACCCAGTTTCTGGTAATTTAAGTTTTGGGTTGGTGTCTGGGCAGGAAAAATCCGCTGCCATATTTGGGTACGGATTTCCGGTACGGGAAAAGGAAACTCGACCACAAAGCGAATCCGGCGCGAAAAGGCACTATCGAGGGCGCTTTGGAAATTGGTGGTCAATATAGCTAACCCTTGATAGGCTTCCATACGTTGCAGCAAATAGCTGACTTCGATGTTAGCGTGGCGGTCGTGACTGTCTTGAACTTGGGTACGCTTACCAAACAGGGCATCCGCTTCGTCAAACAGTAGAATAGCACTTCCGGTTTCAGCAGCATCAAAGATCCGCCGCAGATTCTTTTCCGTCTCACCAATATATTTACTGACTACTCGACTTAGGTCGATGCGATAAAGATCCAGGCAAAATTCCTGGGCTAATACCTCTGCTGCCATGGTTTTTCCAGTACCGCTAGCACCGTAAAATAGGGCGCTGATGCCCAAACCCCGATGGCCTTTTTGGGCGAAACCCCATTGCTGATAGACTTTATACCGGTGTTTGAGATGAGTGGCAATATCCCCAAGAAGCAGCCGTTGTGGGGTAGGTAATACCAGATCGTCCCAGGTAGCCTTCGCATTGATAGGTTGCGCTAAGTGATCTAATTGATTACGGGCATTATGGCGGCAGAAATCCCATAATTGAGTAGAGTCTTGAATTTTGAATTTTGAATTTTGAATTTTGAATTGATCACAGGCAGCTTGAATAGTAGCATGATTGAGGTTAAACTGTACCGCGATGCGCTCAAGTTGACCGTTAAGTTCTGCTGCTGCTGACCCTATATGGTATTCCCACAGGCGATATTTTTCCTCGTGGCTCAATGGGGGGATGTCTTGGTTAACAATAGTCCGCTGACAGTCAATTTTTCGGTCATTGCAGCTGAGGATTAAAGGAGTATTGATACTATCAATAAATTTGCTCAGAGCCAACTCCCGCCCAGGCTCAGAAAAATTATAACTATCGCAGTCAATAAACAGGACACTATTGCTAAGTATTGCTTCCCTTTCCCAACGCTTCCCCAGTTGGTACACTTCCTGGGGGTTGGTGGTCAGAGCCAATGGTTCTAGAGTGTGTAACTTTAACCCCAAACCCTGACAAGTGGCGGAGGCAATTTGGTATTTAGTGCTTCGATCCGAGCCAGATAATTGCACCAC encodes:
- a CDS encoding Uma2 family endonuclease, with the translated sequence MSQTILKPKNPIPPLENGDQLTQVEFEQRYAQMPDVKKAELIEGIVYMASPLRIKQHGEPHASIVTWLGVYKASTPNVQLGDNCTVRLDADNEPQPDALLRLTVDGQSRISEDGYVEGAPELIVEIAASTASIDLNDKLKAYRRNQVQEYLVWRVYDGELDWFRLREGKYIKLNPNDKGIICSDYFPGLWLAQDALLTGDLGQVLAILQEGLKSPEHENLVKK
- a CDS encoding GPW/gp25 family protein, whose amino-acid sequence is MEQNRSFLGTGWSFPPTFNQDTGTVEMVSDQEDIVQSLEIILSTRPGERIMQPDFGCELSQFLFEEITQGLITGIRGTISDALLNHEHRIDVEEINIEDSEIEGLLLIIVTYTVRVTNSRFNLVYPFYLNEAQTV
- a CDS encoding ATP-binding protein; translation: MAPQTKTNWYHSNISSLFQEILRVRNYLENYIEGKKNLQTVTEFIDDTSALAQLCNKFLLSPFERDILLMCAGMEIEPYFHSLFAKAQKNSPNKNYPTLSLAFDALPGANWGVLSPQRPLLNLQLLHIEPGLILSQSPLYIDQRILCFLLGEYATDQELAGKIKPQAPQTNGHLLPSSQLSIVEQLISIWSGGEGRNSYPVVQLSGSDRSTKYQIASATCQGLGLKLHTLEPLALTTNPQEVYQLGKRWEREAILSNSVLFIDCDSYNFSEPGRELALSKFIDSINTPLILSCNDRKIDCQRTIVNQDIPPLSHEEKYRLWEYHIGSAAAELNGQLERIAVQFNLNHATIQAACDQFKIQNSKFKIQDSTQLWDFCRHNARNQLDHLAQPINAKATWDDLVLPTPQRLLLGDIATHLKHRYKVYQQWGFAQKGHRGLGISALFYGASGTGKTMAAEVLAQEFCLDLYRIDLSRVVSKYIGETEKNLRRIFDAAETGSAILLFDEADALFGKRTQVQDSHDRHANIEVSYLLQRMEAYQGLAILTTNFQSALDSAFSRRIRFVVEFPFPVPEIRTQIWQRIFPAQTPTQNLNYQKLGQLNVAGGNIRNIALNAAFLAAAADEAVNMEHIYEATKREYLKLKKMLTNEEIEGWF